A window of Ptychodera flava strain L36383 chromosome 1, AS_Pfla_20210202, whole genome shotgun sequence contains these coding sequences:
- the LOC139135074 gene encoding uncharacterized protein has product MMVIIVVASIIVIRKRKAKNISGSSNAILNNRSYGNIVSDSENRGEGQVQPLTQKEAHSYEALHAVEEDYTKLQFQETRFMSGNALRGEMRAAIGKEAGEGLMVIGDPSVSQNGSDNEYAYAKFDDIGVKTDSVDSSQRLSQKIQRGFNHGNNLLNPNHEGKTFERQQKQFPGNDAPQAEGLVVAAPEAELQKTYHESASEVNSGFIDNVIYENNADEENSDNFRHSNDSQTNRRGDNSCNHDSNKEVKYDGMVENIAYEMTDDTEDFGDVYAEIADTGAENVNVEGGVDNILYESGALENADDVEYYVLEGP; this is encoded by the exons ATGATGGTAATTATTGTAGTTGCTTCAATAATTGTCATTCGCAAACG GAAAGCCAAAAACATATCTGGATCTAGCAATGCCATTTTGAACAATCGTAGTTATGGTAACATCGTATCGGATAGTGAAAATCGAGGTGAGGGACAAGTTCAACCATTAACACAGAAAGAGGCTCATTCCTATGAAGCGTTACATGCCGTCGAGGAAGACTATACCAAGTTACAATTTCAGGAAACACGTTTCATGTCTGGAAACGCACTAAGAGGCGAAATGCGGGCTGCTATTGGAAAAGAGGCGGGGGAGGGTTTGATGGTGATTGGAGACCCAAGTGTCTCGCAAAATGGTTCTGATAATGAATATGCATATGCTAAATTCGATGACATTGGTGTGAAGACCGACAGTGTTGATTCAAGCCAGAGACTGTCACAGAAAATACAGCGAGGATTCAATCATGGAAATAACTTGTTGAATCCTAACCATGAAGGGAAAACTTTCGAACGACAACAGAAGCAATTCCCGGGTAACGATGCTCCCCAGGCCGAAGGTCTTGTCGTTGCGGCCCCTGAAGCTGAATTACAGAAAACGTACCACGAATCTGCTAGTGAAGTAAACAGTGGATTTATCGATAATGTCATTTATGAAAACAACGCAGATGAAGAAAATTCTGACAATTTTAGACATTCAAACGATTCGCAAACGAATCGTCGAGGCGACAATTCCTGCAATCATGACAGCAATAAGGAAGTGAAATACGAtggaatggttgaaaatattGCTTATGAAATGACTGACGACACTGAAGACTTTGGTGATGTTTATGCAGAAATCGCTGACACTGGTGCAGAGAATGTCAACGTTGAGGGCGGTGTGGATAATATTCTTTACGAATCAGGTGCACTTGAAAACGCCGATGATGTTGAGTACTATGTGTTGGAGGGGCCCTAA